GGGCGTCGCAGTGGAAGGGCGCGCAGGAGGACGAGTCGGTCGCGGCGCTGCACCGCGCGATCGAGCTCGGCGTGAACTTCGTCGACACCGCGCGCGGGTACGGGGAGAGCGAGCGCATCGTCGGCAGCGTCCTGCGCGAGCACCCGGACGTGCTGGTCGCGACGAAGGTGCCGCCGAAGAACATGGTCTGGCCCGCGCCGGACGGGCTGCACCCGGACGAGACGTTCCCGGGTGACCACATCCGCGCGAGCCTCGACACGAGCCTCCAGGCGTCGGGGCTGGACCGCTTCGACGTCCTGCAGCTCCACGTCTGGTCCGACGAGTGGGTCGGCAAGGGCGACTGGCTGGAGACGGTCGCGGCGCTCAAGGACGAGGGCAAGATCCGGTTCTTCGGGGTGTCGATCAACGACTACCAGCCGGAGAACGCGCTCGCGCTGGTCCGCAGCGGCGCGGTCGACACGGTGCAGGTCATCTACAACGCGTGGCACCAGCAGCCGGAGGAGCAGCTCCTACGGGCCTGCGAGGAGCACGGCGTGGGCGTGATCGTGCGCGTCGCGCTCGACGAGGGCGGCCTGACGGGCCGCATCACGGCGGGTGCGACGTTCCCGGAGGGCGACTTCCGGAACACGTACTTCGGCGGCGACCGGCCGGCGCAGGTCGAGCAGCGCGTCGCGGCGCTCGTCGAGGACCTCGGCATCGACACCGACGCGCTGCCCGACGTGGCGCTGCGGTACGTGCTGGACGACCCGGCGGTGTCGACCGTCATCGCGGGCATGCGGACCGTCCGGAACGTCGAGCGGAACGCGGCGACGAGCGACGGTCGCCGGCTGACCGACGAGCAGCGCGCCGTGATCCGGCGGCACCGGTGGGAGCGGAACTTCTACCGGGTGGTCGACGCGGACGCCTGACCGCGCGCGCGACCTCCCCGCGCACCGGACCAGCCACGACGTCCGGTGCGCGGGGCAACCGTCGGCGCGTCCGGGCGACGGGGGCGGGCTCGCGGACCGTGAGAAACGCGCGGAGGGTCAACAGCGGGCGGCGGCGGCCGATGGGCTCGGTGGGACGGGTGACGACACACCCGTCGTCCGCGACCCAGGAGCAGAGCCACATGCCCGTCCTCACCCCGCAGCGCGCCGACGTCCCGACCCAGCGGTCGTCGCCGGAGCCGACCGCCGAGCGACGGGCCGAGGGGAGCCGCGGAGGCGCGAAGCGTCGGCGGCGGCTCGTCGCCGACCGGTCGGTGCGGACGAAGATCCTCGGCCTCGTCGGGATGCTCGCCGTGGTCCTCGCCGCGGTCGGCGCGTACGGGGTCCTGTCGCTGAGCACGCTCGCCGACCGGTCGGCGGCGACCGCGCAGGCCAGCAGCGACGTCACGGGCCGGCTCGCCGCGCTCACGTCGGCGCTGTGGACGGTGCGGAACTCGATCACCAGCGTTCCCGCGTACCCGGACGCGGAGAACAAGGAGAAGGCGATGGCGGCCGTGCGCGCCGCCTACGCGGCCTTCGACTCCGAGACGGACACGTTCGCCGAGGCGTACGCCGCGAGCTACGGCGCGATGCCGCCGGAGTGGGACGCGTTCCTCACGCGGTACGACGAGTACAAGGCCGGCGTCGACGCGGACGTGCTGCCGCCGGCGATGGCGGACGACCGGGTGGCGTGGTCGGTGGAGCGCGACGAGATGGCGCGGGTCGGCACGGAGCTCGTCGCGTCCCTCTCCGAGCTCAGCACGCACGTCGACGAGGAGGTCGCGCAGGACCAGGCGGACGCGGCGGCCGCGGCGACCCTCGCGCGCTGGACCATGATCGGCGTCGCCGGCGTGGGGCTCGCCGTCGCGGTCGCGCTCGGGATGCTGCTCGCCCGCAGCGTTCGCCGTGCGGTCGGCGACGTGCAGCGGAGCGTCGACGCGCTCGCGACGGGCGACCTCACCGTGACCGCGCAGGTCCGCAGCGACGACGAGCTCGGCCGCATGGCGGCGGCGCTCGGTCGCGCGCAGTCGGCCCTGCGGACCACGCTCGCCGGCGTGACGGAGGCGTCGGGGACGGTCGCCGCCGCGTCGGAGGAGATGTCCGCGGCCGGTGCCCAGGTCGCCGCGGGCGCCGAGGAGACGTCCGCGCAGGCGGGGGTCGTCGCCGCCGCCGCGGACCAGGTGAGCCGCAACGTGCAGGTCATCGCGGCCGGTGCGGAGGAGATGGGCGCGTCGATCCGCGCGATCGCCGAGAACGCGAACGAGGCCGCGCGCGTCGCGGAGGAGGCGACCGCCGTCGCGGTGCGCACGACGGACACGGTCGCGCGGCTCGGGACGAGCTCGCGGGAGATCGGCGACGTCGTCAAGGTCATCACGTCGATCGCCGCGCAGACGAACCTGCTCGCGCTCAACGCGACCATCGAGGCGGCCCGC
The sequence above is a segment of the Cellulomonas fimi genome. Coding sequences within it:
- a CDS encoding aldo/keto reductase, encoding MEYRQLGRTGLRVSEIGYGAWGIGASQWKGAQEDESVAALHRAIELGVNFVDTARGYGESERIVGSVLREHPDVLVATKVPPKNMVWPAPDGLHPDETFPGDHIRASLDTSLQASGLDRFDVLQLHVWSDEWVGKGDWLETVAALKDEGKIRFFGVSINDYQPENALALVRSGAVDTVQVIYNAWHQQPEEQLLRACEEHGVGVIVRVALDEGGLTGRITAGATFPEGDFRNTYFGGDRPAQVEQRVAALVEDLGIDTDALPDVALRYVLDDPAVSTVIAGMRTVRNVERNAATSDGRRLTDEQRAVIRRHRWERNFYRVVDADA
- a CDS encoding methyl-accepting chemotaxis protein, whose amino-acid sequence is MPVLTPQRADVPTQRSSPEPTAERRAEGSRGGAKRRRRLVADRSVRTKILGLVGMLAVVLAAVGAYGVLSLSTLADRSAATAQASSDVTGRLAALTSALWTVRNSITSVPAYPDAENKEKAMAAVRAAYAAFDSETDTFAEAYAASYGAMPPEWDAFLTRYDEYKAGVDADVLPPAMADDRVAWSVERDEMARVGTELVASLSELSTHVDEEVAQDQADAAAAATLARWTMIGVAGVGLAVAVALGMLLARSVRRAVGDVQRSVDALATGDLTVTAQVRSDDELGRMAAALGRAQSALRTTLAGVTEASGTVAAASEEMSAAGAQVAAGAEETSAQAGVVAAAADQVSRNVQVIAAGAEEMGASIRAIAENANEAARVAEEATAVAVRTTDTVARLGTSSREIGDVVKVITSIAAQTNLLALNATIEAARAGEAGKGFAVVAGEVKDLAQETANATDDIVRRVQAIQADTEGAVAAIDQISHIVAQINDYQLTIASAVEEQTATTNEMSRGVVEVATGAGEIAANITGVASAAQSTTEVLTQMGTSIRELAVMAQDLEDRIAAFTY